AAAATAGAGAAATTATTTAGAGTTATTGCTTGAGTATGTATTATtatcaatagggtagatgactcatttttattttaatgtccgtcttgtacattattttaaaataatagacacgtatattttattttctaatacttttgaagatatatcgatttgaaatatcgcgtgacgtcacttctaggtacgttttatacgtagaaatgacgcattCGCTATTACTCtcaaactttgattcgttttatcaaagtattgttatcttatatgacaaaataattaatacgtgactaacattttttaattacctaactgacggactaaataaatatttaattttcataccccctCATCACCCCTATTATCAAAGTGTAAGGGGTTTTAAGTTTTCAAACTGACATGGTgattaatattaacattagaacttgagacgggatacttaccatgtttatttatgtctatgagttgagttcatccgtgatcatggcgcttgcaacagtgccgaaatatgggaaactcatagacataaataaacatggtaaatatcccgtctcaagtttgAATGTAAGGGCTTTTAAGTTGGATTTCAAAATTCGTTAAAAATGTTATGGTACTTAATCCTGTATCATGTAACATTTGTATAAATACCTGATATATCCTTCTCCCGCGGGCTCGGACAGTCTCGCCAGCACTTCGGCCGCCTGCTGCTCACTCAAGCCTGGACGGTTACTTCTCAAGGTCTGTAACGCCTGTTGGACATACAAAAATCCGTATAagattaccggccttttggggattaggaatttaagggttgttggggaatcggggattgggaagattggaaaggggggtcaattgggcctccggtaaactcactttttttataaaacacctACAatagccagtaaacgagcagacgtatcacctgatggtaagcaatcgccgcttgaaacaccagaaacgttacaattgcattgccggccttttgggaattaggtatttaagggttcgggaattggggattgggaagattgtgttTCGGGGGGGGGGGTAGGGGTAACTGGGCCTTACTTACCTCAGTCCATTTAACCTTCGGCCCGTCTTTGATGGAAGTATTATACTTGTCGTAGTTTTTGTAGAACTCTGTGAAACGCGAATGGTAcctggaaaatatattttagatacatattatttaaataaaaaaaaatcaaattacctaagtaagcagaggtgcacattacagcatgtaatgccgctatacaaagtacaccACCTTtttccatttgtgttataagtcccatgtaatagggggtgagcgtattgtgttattttgttgtattgcTGTTGGTTGTCTAAtaaaagaacataaataaataaataataacaattatgtatCAATAATAATACATGTCAAGAGAATACTTATTTGGGGgataaattatccaatgacttctcccgccttaggcgaggcgagagggtgtgtcagactcttactgacaaaaaccaccctttcctactcctgcttttcaagccccggtaaacccgctaggtagtctgcagctccgtatcgggcatcagccctactgggctagTGGATGGCTCCTTGAGGTGCGTGCGCATGGGTCTGGTTCCGGTCGgtcggcgagctacccttgctcgccgtccgcagactcgcacttacggtggctggagatcgtcgcgcgattaGGGCGGATAAGGCCATGGGCGCATAGAGTGGGGCCTCTAGGCGCCCACCCagtgacctcagggaagacggtggtacagtggtcacgtgctgccgtgcaacttgcacagcaaGGCTCATGGGAGATACACGTCtccttagggatgtgccgtaataggcgttgcaccgtgggggctccggagcagggggcctactccggttctcgaatccaaagtttcgtttaatcttcggccgtaggttttattgatttactaatagaattacttgaaataacgttttatttttaatttcatatgaaaacctatttatttatcttcatttcatttgttcatttttgttcacgaaagttcgcaataaatagaattgtagtatgcaatctgcgaagtttcgtccgagacttcgtttttcgttgaattagagtaggccccctggtctattaagaggacccggtaccccttacaggtgctgagggtggccaccggggtggttttagagaggtaaaaatcccacactccttaGTTTTTTGTCCAAAAAGCTAGGCCCCGTTTGAAGGTTTGCCCCGTCAAAAAAAAGGGCTAGgtttcacattaatattataaactaatgTAGTACGTACCATTTAGCGAAATGTTGAGGTGGTATCGCGAAGAAATTGATTGGATCCAAATTGATCAACTTATTCAACTTCCCCGGGTACAGCAGGTTGAAGTTTTGAcctgaaataaacaaaataacaattttattttaactttcgtgagacatactaaattaattattatgttatcggcttactcacgtaactgtgcGACGGTCACCGCGTCGtttgtcacggaatgctgctcatgaatatgagcctctagcatggcttgaaactagtcgagttcctcgtcaaacagttacgagagtattccgataacatagtaaataacttattaaaataaacattttacttaccTAGGAAAGCTCCAAAAGAATGTCCAATGAACGTGAACTTCTTCCACCTGAAATGTCTAGCCACCGCGTTGATGGAGTATGCCATGTCAGACACGCTGATCATCAGACCCGGCGGGAACCTGTCCGACTTACCATGGCCTGGTAGGTCCACACctggaattaaaagaaaaatacgtacatacatatcgtcacgcctttaatccccgaagaggtaggcagaggtgcacattacggcacgtaatgccactgtgtacacccactattcacaatttatgttgttagtCTAATGTAATAGGtggggagcctattgccatataccgggcacattttccGTGATGgaccgatggcccagggcgacaaattctgagGGCGCCGATGCCGCCGTCGATGAGATCCGCAAAAAAccaacacttgatattgcttccctcaagtgggcgccacaatatttacgcccagggtatcagtggcccttacgccggcactgaacactaacattagaacttaaggcggaacatttaccatgtttatttatgtccgATATTtgatgagttttcgatatttcggtactgttgcaCCGACCGACTTGTCTactcataaacatccacccgcatataacTACTCCATCCAtcgttcatccgtgatcatggcgcttgcaacagtgccgaaatatcggaaactcatagacataaataaacatggtaaatatcccgtcttaagttctaatgttagtggtAAGAATATGTTTTTAGAATTAGACTTTTTGCTGTATTACAGGTGCAATGGCCTGGCGGCTGGTACATAGAGCTAAACAATTTTTTGCTACCAATATTGGCATttcctacaaaaaatattgctcTTTGACATGACTCTCGGTCGCGTCAACTAATCAATCACAtagaaaattattaacttattattgtttttgatttcgaaaacgtattgaatttgattagcTGGAAAATACcctttattttaagtgtggaaaatcgtccagtgacttctcccgtcttgggtgaggccagagtgtcagacttactgactaaacatcaccccgttcctactcgctccgagccggagccccagtaacccattaggttgtccgcagcccCGGAACCCTCTCACTCCTAAAGTTTAGAGGGAGATTGGGAACTCCAGTTATCTCACTCAACCGCCGGTTATCTGTGAATTCGTGGTACTCCGGTCGAGTCCACCCTTTTGTGTGGaagcataaataatttaaaaacaaaacttcctgcctcgcacagcaaaacaagacaatactttttttaaagtcatggAACACATTTGTggcacctctggtgttgcgggtgtccaggagcgacgctgatcgcttaccaccaggtgtcctgtctgctcgtttgccccctacgTCGTCGCAAATGCGCAtactactcatgatgaagagttcctctgtgtctcgaaactagcagcgcttttctccattaatatacaaGGGTAAAACGTGATGTTTAGTTACTttaagtattcaagtatttattgcatccataatgtataCAGGTGGTGGAAATACAGtattaagtcacaattatggaccctgtagGGCACAGCAAagcaatttagtatgtctcacgatagttattataaaaacttaccaATATAATAGAAGTTTTTCGGCAATTTGCTGACAAGTCCTCGGAAGCTGATGGCTGAGTCTATACTGCCGTGGCATAGCAGCACTGGGGGGTCGTAGCAGTTACCCCATGCTATGACTGCAAGAAAAACAATTATACATTAGAAGGATAGGTATTAATATTGGGAAAAATTGCAGAACATAATCTACCTATGTCTGAAATTCATTCCGATAATTTtagcagtttatttatttgttttttttttttttatacagtagaactccaattatccgaactccgactatccgaatcgccgattatccgaatcacaaaaaattgttcaaaaaaagtctaagtgaaGCATTTGCCGGCCTCGAGACtgcatttaattcaataaaaaaatagtgcaatatcaaacgtagcttttattctctcaaatccataaaaaaatccgattatccgaatatttgattatccgaatgggtcccggtccccattaattcggataattggagttctactgtatatgGTTTATTGTacaaaggaggatgcaaatcttGGCCCCACCTTCGAATAGGTAAGTGTGTTACATTATTGGATAGGTAACTTTGTGCTGAATATAAGTTACTACGGCGCCAAGTTCTAAATCTTAGTCTGTTTAGAGTTATTCttcattaaacatggtagttttatcagtagccaagtaatgcgtcataattgcatttgtgctttatacacacacacgacacagtTCTGTAAAAAATTCATAGGAACAAAGCACaaatatacctatttgttttttacTGCAGTCTTgtattagttatattatttagtcTATTGCATGATTTCATACAATGAacaagtcgatctattttatttaaaatgtaatattgatatgaccacaatttacataataacttaagacagaaggtctcttaagtagggactaaataaaataaccgacttggtattacatggatcttacaactttttacggtagaaaaactgaggtgcgagacttgttttttttacaggatgttttggATGCTTTATGCAGAAAAAAAGGAATTGATTATTAGaacttttgtaaatattgggaagtttttattttttgcttgtgCTCATTGGGGTCCCCCGTAGCCCGGGAGCCTCGAAAAATTGATACGGCAGCTACGGCCCTGTTTCCACCATTGAAAAAAGCGCGAATTACAATCGTATAAGACCTAATTTGCAAGATCAAAGATCAAGGTACAGGGAAACCTCATTTAAATACGTTATCTGATAAGTGTAAGAGTTGAAACCAAGTTTCTGGATCAAAGGTCATTTTCGTCAAACTACCATTGTTTAGCACTAAAACTTGGGATTTTTGTTgagtaatattgtaaatgtgtaTACTTACTCGCTATTCTACCCCACGGAGCTTGAATATACCATTCATTTTCCAATAAatccatattttaaataaactttttactaATCAAAATGTAAACACGATATCCGCTTCTACAACTGTTTTTCAATAGTATATCGCACTGGAATATATTAGAACTGCAATGTAGTgtaataatttgaatatttacattaatgtttagttgaatttatttaaataattaacatttaacaaaaGTAAGTACTGACGAGTGAGCAAAACAAATCTAGCTGTCAGTATGAAATAAAACGTCAAAGTCAATTCTGATAATAAGTTGGCACAGATAATATATTAAG
This is a stretch of genomic DNA from Spodoptera frugiperda isolate SF20-4 chromosome 24, AGI-APGP_CSIRO_Sfru_2.0, whole genome shotgun sequence. It encodes these proteins:
- the LOC118278625 gene encoding serine hydrolase-like protein 2, yielding MDLLENEWYIQAPWGRIAIIAWGNCYDPPVLLCHGSIDSAISFRGLVSKLPKNFYYIGVDLPGHGKSDRFPPGLMISVSDMAYSINAVARHFRWKKFTFIGHSFGAFLGQNFNLLYPGKLNKLINLDPINFFAIPPQHFAKWYHSRFTEFYKNYDKYNTSIKDGPKVKWTEALQTLRSNRPGLSEQQAAEVLARLSEPAGEGYIRYTYDLRIKCINGPVFSPEHVKKLYTNHDTPILTVACQNSLDNELFRNTAFLLDEAEYPSKNMRFRSVVGGHDVHISNPDRVAVYASQFLLYGLEGMDNKAKL